The Papaver somniferum cultivar HN1 chromosome 3, ASM357369v1, whole genome shotgun sequence genome includes a region encoding these proteins:
- the LOC113358646 gene encoding probable RNA 3'-terminal phosphate cyclase-like protein isoform X1 yields the protein MVKYMKLKGSRHFRQRLVLSTLSGTPISIEEIRADETWPGLRSHEIKLLRLIELISDGGAVVINETGTKLKYTPGVIVCGKRYDDGFDCGLSRSIGYFLEPLIVLGLFGKKSLEIKLKGITNDSKDPTVDTFRSTTLNILKRFGIDSEGVDLKIVNRGAPPLGGGEVILMVPVVESSLSAVTWIDEGMVKRIRGTTFSTRVSSQFENTMIHAARGIFNRLLPDVHIFTDHKAGDKAGKSPGFGMSLVAETTSGCFISTDTAVSYARGEGDEDDETKELMPPEEIGEQAASMLLGEIKQGGVVDSTHQGLLFLLCALCPQDVSKVRVGKLSPYAIETLGHIRDFLGVKFVITPDPSTETVILKCVGCGLKNLSRKFS from the exons ATGGTGAAGTATATGAAACTGAAGGGAAGTAGACATTTCAGACAAAGGCTAGTGTTATCAACTCTATCAGGAACTCCAATCTCAATTGAAGAAATCAGAGCTGATGAAACATGGCCAGGTCTACGTTCTCATGAAATCAAATTACTTCGATTAATAGAGTTGATATCTGATGGCGGGGCTGTTGTAATCAATGAAACTG GAACTAAACTAAAGTATACGCCAGGAGTAATAGTATGTGGAAAGCGTTATGATGATGGGTTCGATTGTGGTCTTAGTAGATCAATTGGGTATTTCCTTGAGCCATTGATTGTTCTTGGATTATTTGGAAAGAAGTCGCTTGAGATTAAGCTTAAAG GAATCACTAATGATTCGAAGGATCCAACTGTTGATACTTTCCGGTCGACTACATTGAATATTCTGAAACGCTTTGGGATTGATTCAGAAGGAGTGGATCTGAAAATAGTCAACCGTGGAGCTCCGCCATTGGGTGGTGGTGAAGTTATTTTGATGGTTCCGGTGGTTGAAAGTAGCTTATCA GCAGTTACTTGGATAGATGAAGGAATGGTTAAAAGAATCAGAGGAACAACTTTCTCCACCAGAGTGTCTTCTCAgtttgaaaacaccatgattcaTGCTGCTCGTGGAATCTTCAATCGCCTACTTCCTGATGTTCATATATTTACAGATCATAAAGCTGGAGATAAAGCTGGAAA ATCTCCTGGCTTTGGTATGTCATTGGTCGCTGAGACCACATCAGGGTGCTTTATCTCTACTGATACTGCAGTTAGCTATGCAAGAGGGGAGGGCGATGAGGATGATGAGACGAAGGAGCTAATGCCACCTGAAGAGATTGGTGAGCAAGCTGCTTCTATGCTTCTAGGAGAGATTAAACAAGGAGGAGTGGTGGACTCAACACATCAG GGTTTGTTATTCCTTCTTTGCGCTTTATGCCCGCAAGATGTTTCAAAGGTTCGTGTAGGAAAGCTCTCACCTTATGCTATAGAAACACTCGGACATATCAGAGATTTCCTCGGTGTCAAATTTGTTATTACGCCTGATCCGTCAACAGAAACTGTCATACTAAAGTGCGTGGGTTGTGGTTTGAAGAATCTCTCAAGAAAGTTCTCCTAA
- the LOC113358647 gene encoding GATA transcription factor 24-like: MQQLPGQINEVHITDESLSDSQSLHHVHYMQQNHAHIVNHENNNGNGGSVMEEDDDGAGSDGMEAEVPTGHLADMRGTTMTRNGIGGHGNQLTLSFQGEVYVFDSVSPEKVQAVLLLLGGREVPTTVPAIPTAPPHNNRGLNEIPPRLNVPQRMASLIRFREKRKERNFDKKIRYTVRKEVALRMQRHKGQFTSSKNIQDESGSAITTWDSGRWGENGQQEATCRHCGTSGKQTPMMRRGPEGPRTLCNACGLMWANKGTLRDLTKAGAGLPVQNTPPLNSTEENKAAEVLETPEATGSESS; encoded by the exons ATGCAACAACTTCCAGGGCAGATAAATGAAGTTCATATTACTGATGAATCACTGAGTGATTCACAATCTCTGCATCATGTTCATTACATGCAACAAAATCATGCTCATATAGTAAATCATGagaacaataatggtaatggtggTAGTGTAatggaagaggatgatgatgGTGCTGGAAGTGATGGTATGGAGGCAGAAGTTCCTACGGGGCATTTAGCTGATATGCGTGGAACAACAATGACTCGTAATGGTATTGGTGGACATGGAAATCAGTTAACTCTATCGTTTCAGGGCGAAGTCTATGTCTTTGATTCTGTCTCCCCTGAAAAG GTCCAAGCTGTGCTTTTATTACTCGGGGGACGCGAAGTACCTACTACTGTCCCGGCTATACCAACAGCTCCTCCTCATAATAATAGG GGGTTGAATGAAATTCCACCACGATTAAATGTTCCTCAGAGGATGGCTTCTTTGATAAGGTTTCGCGAAAAGAGAAAAGAGCGAAACTTCGATAAGAAAATTCGTTATACTGTTCGTAAAGAGGTTGCGTTAAG GATGCAACGGCACAAAGGCCAGTTCACCTCTTCAAAGAACATTCAGGATGAATCTGGGTCAGCAATAACAACTTGGGATTCAGGTCGCTGGGGTGAAAACGGACAACAAGAGGCAAC cTGCCGTCATTGTGGGACTTCTGGGAAACAAACTCCAATGATGCGTCGTGGACCTGAAGGACCGAGGACATTGTGCAATGCATGTGGACTGATGTGGGCAAATAAG GGAACATTGAGGGACCTCACAAAGGCGGGGGCGGGTTTGCCAGTGCAGAATACTCCTCCCTTAAATTCAACTGAGGAG AACAAAGCTGCAGAGGTTCTTGAAACACCAGAAGCAACTGGTAGTGAATCCTCGTGA
- the LOC113360647 gene encoding D-galacturonate reductase-like, translating into MEAITMEAIIPKVTLNSGDNSSRQLPMPVIGFGTAASPMADHETTKAAILVGIEAGYRHFDTAAAYQTEKAVGEAIVEAINLGFIKSRAEVFITTKLWCRSCERSLVVPSLKNSLQNLQTDYVNLFLIHWPVRLSHDAGRPPITREQILAFDAKSVWEEMEECHELGLAKNIGVSNFSSKKLEELLATAKIPPAVDQVELSPTWHQKNLVQYCKEKGIHVTAYSALGANGTSWGNNRVVENDILGEIAKARGKTTAQIALRWVYELGVSMVVKSFNKQRMTQNVQIFDFELTEEESNKISQLPQHKGVSLSAVYGDHDILKEMEAEL; encoded by the exons ATGGAGGCAATTACCATGGAAGCTATCATTCCAAAGGTAACCCTAAATTCAGGAGACAATTCTAGTAGGCAATTACCTATGCCAGTAATAGGTTTTGGCACAGCGGCATCTCCAATGGCCGATCACGAAACAACAAAAGCTGCCATCCTAGTAGGAATAGAAGCTGGTTACCGTCATTTTGATACCGCAGCTGCATACCAAACCGAGAAGGCTGTTGGTGAAGCCATAGTTGAAGCTATAAACCTGGGTTTCATAAAATCTCGAGCCGAAGTTTTCATTACCACCAAGTTATGGTGTCGAAGTTGCGAACGGAGCCTCGTTGTACCTTCTCTTAAGAATAGCCTCCA GAACTTACAAACGGATTATGTCAATCTTTTCCTCATACACTGGCCGGTGAGACTAAGTCATGACGCAGGACGACCTCCAATCACAAGGGAACAGATTCTTGCATTTGATGCCAAATCAGTTTGGGAGGAAATGGAAGAATGTCATGAACTCGGACTCGCCAAAAACATCGGTGTCAGTAACTTTTCATCGAAGAAGCTCGAAGAATTACTAGCTACTGCAAAAATTCCGCCAGCGGTCGACCAA GTTGAACTTAGCCCAACTTGGCATCAGAAGAATTTGGTCCAGTATTGCAAGGAAAAGGGTATTCATGTGACAGCTTATTCGGCTTTAGGGGCTAATGGAACAAGCTGGGGAAATAATCGAGTGGTTGAGAATGACATTTTGGGGGAAATTGCGAAGGCTCGTGGAAAAACAACAGCGCAG ATTGCATTGAGATGGGTATACGAGCTAGGTGTGAGCATGGTGGTAAAGAGTTTTAACAAACAAAGGATGACCCAAAACGTTCAAATCTTTGACTTTGAGTTGACTGAAGAAGAATCAAACAAAATTAGCCAACTCCCGCAACACAAAGGTGTAAGCTTATCTGCAGTATATGGTGACCATGACATACTCAAGGAGATGGAAGCTGAGCTCTGA
- the LOC113358646 gene encoding probable RNA 3'-terminal phosphate cyclase-like protein isoform X2, which produces MLPNFSRNKIIAIAVSRSEVTKSVVSTLDRALTISVRSPIESTNTCIANRFQLTRITNDSKDPTVDTFRSTTLNILKRFGIDSEGVDLKIVNRGAPPLGGGEVILMVPVVESSLSAVTWIDEGMVKRIRGTTFSTRVSSQFENTMIHAARGIFNRLLPDVHIFTDHKAGDKAGKSPGFGMSLVAETTSGCFISTDTAVSYARGEGDEDDETKELMPPEEIGEQAASMLLGEIKQGGVVDSTHQGLLFLLCALCPQDVSKVRVGKLSPYAIETLGHIRDFLGVKFVITPDPSTETVILKCVGCGLKNLSRKFS; this is translated from the exons ATGCTTCCAAATTTCTCTAGGAACAAAATTATCGCCATTGCTGTTAGCAGGTCTGAAGTTACTAAGAGTGTCGTGAGCACTCTTGACAGAGCACTTACTATTTCTGTCAGGAGCCCAATTGAGAGTACCAACACCTGCATAGCTAACCGTTTCCAGCTAACTA GAATCACTAATGATTCGAAGGATCCAACTGTTGATACTTTCCGGTCGACTACATTGAATATTCTGAAACGCTTTGGGATTGATTCAGAAGGAGTGGATCTGAAAATAGTCAACCGTGGAGCTCCGCCATTGGGTGGTGGTGAAGTTATTTTGATGGTTCCGGTGGTTGAAAGTAGCTTATCA GCAGTTACTTGGATAGATGAAGGAATGGTTAAAAGAATCAGAGGAACAACTTTCTCCACCAGAGTGTCTTCTCAgtttgaaaacaccatgattcaTGCTGCTCGTGGAATCTTCAATCGCCTACTTCCTGATGTTCATATATTTACAGATCATAAAGCTGGAGATAAAGCTGGAAA ATCTCCTGGCTTTGGTATGTCATTGGTCGCTGAGACCACATCAGGGTGCTTTATCTCTACTGATACTGCAGTTAGCTATGCAAGAGGGGAGGGCGATGAGGATGATGAGACGAAGGAGCTAATGCCACCTGAAGAGATTGGTGAGCAAGCTGCTTCTATGCTTCTAGGAGAGATTAAACAAGGAGGAGTGGTGGACTCAACACATCAG GGTTTGTTATTCCTTCTTTGCGCTTTATGCCCGCAAGATGTTTCAAAGGTTCGTGTAGGAAAGCTCTCACCTTATGCTATAGAAACACTCGGACATATCAGAGATTTCCTCGGTGTCAAATTTGTTATTACGCCTGATCCGTCAACAGAAACTGTCATACTAAAGTGCGTGGGTTGTGGTTTGAAGAATCTCTCAAGAAAGTTCTCCTAA